The genomic stretch GAGCTTGTTGATGGCCGCCACATAGGGCGCATGGATCGCCCAGTCCGGTGGCGTCACCACTCGGTCCATCCGTCTGTAGAGATGCGCATTGGCTCTGGCGATTTCTGTTGACGGGGAGAGATCGTAAAGATCGGCGAGTTCGGCGCGTAGCGCGATCTGGTCGAGCAATTCCGGAGGTTCCTCAGGTTATTTCGGGCCGACGGAGGCGGCGACCGTCGACTGACGGCTTCTGTTGTGTGACTGATAGGGCAGAGGTGACGTGAGGGCAAGTGACAGCAGGCCATTGTTTTTGTTGTCCTGCGCTAACAGCCGCTGCAATTGGCTGAACGTGAGATGTCGTCCTTCGCCTCTCGCATGAAGGCAGCACGTTACCCGGCATACAAGGGTTTCGCTGGCTTCGACTGTACCGCCAACGAAGGCCGTAAAGAGAGATGTTCCTGGACGTTCGACCAGTTTTCCGCCAGGCGAAGCTATAGCATGTGTTTCATGTCTGGCGGCGGCTTTCAGATGCAGCGTTTGCAAGTCGCAGAACCACACGCCTGCGCCAACCCCATCCTTCAATCCTATTCAGGCTGAGAACTCGATGCCGCGAACAACGGTTCTCAACTGGCGTGCCTCCGCGGGCAGGGGAGCGAGGCTTCCGGACATGATCGGGCTGGTGCGGGATTGGTCCCCAGTGGCGCACTTCGCCACTACGCGCGTACTTCGCGATCTCGAGGGAGATGGTCGCCTTATGGACATCCAGTCCAATGAATATGTTATCCTGGATGTGTTCTCTCCCCCATTCTTGAGGCTCGGCGCCAGCCAGTCCGGCGCAACCCTCGAACGGAGGATGCCGCGGGAGAGGCCGCCGACCCAGTCAGCTCACCGCGATCATGGGGTCTAGTTGTCGCGGTAGATTGTCGCCGCGTCACGCCCCAAGCGATCAGCGATTTCCGCAATCGCCATTTTGGCATCAAGCCACTTGGCCGTCTTCTCGCGCCTATCCAAGCTCGGGTGAGAGTCCGGGGTTCCCATAATTCATAATCCATGCAGGGATCTGTTTTGTTACAAAATTTGCACTTCGGATGTGAACCCACCCTAGCTTTGCTCTCGGCGATGCGCTTGCGGTCTGCGAGGGCGTTCCAGCCCACGTTGCGGCGGCCGGTGGGCTCTTAGCGGGTGCGCTGCTTGCCTGCGCTTCTTATTCTGCGCCCCCGGCGGTGCCGGCCTCCTTAAACGCTGTCGCCTCTGCATTTGCGCCGCGCAACATGAAGGCGTGTTCCGAGGCGACAAAGAACATGGTCACGCCCATGTCCATCAACTCTGGCCCGGCACCGGCATTGGCGGCGAAGGTCATGAACGCCTTGTTTGCGGCCTTGGCAGCCTTGCCGGTTTCGCGCATGGCGTCCATCACCGCTGGGTCGGTCATATCGGTCTTGCCGTAACAAACCGCCAAATCCGCCGGGCCCACGAACAACCCGTCGATGCCATCGACCGCCGCGATGTCAGCCGCTGCTGTCACGCCTGCCGGTTCTTCGATCTGGGCGATGACGATGGTCTCATCCGTGCTTTGCTGCAGCACATCCGTCATCGGGCGCGTCGCAAAGCCGGCCCAGCGGGTTGATCCGGCATAGCCGCGACCGCCTTCGCCAAAGCGTGCGGCGCTGGCAATGCTGCGGGCCTTTTCAACGCTGTCCACATGCGGCACCACGACACCAACCGCGCCGCTATCCAGCGCCTTGAGCACCTCTGCCGGGGTGCCAACGGGCAGGCGTACCAGTACCGGAAAGTCCAGCGCCCGCGCCATCGCCAGACAGGCATCCATTCGGGCGCGGTCAAACGGGGCGTGTTCGGCATCCAGGCAGATGAAGTCCAGCTTTGACTTGGCCAGCACCTCGATCAGCTCATAGGCCGGGGTTTTGAGAAAGGTGCCGACAAGGGTCTCGCCGGATTTCATTTTGTCTTTGAACGTGGCCATGGTGTTGGTCTTTCTTTGGTGTCGGTTGGGTGTCAGGTTCTGGCCGCCTCAAATGCGGCCCAAACCTCTTCCAGTTTGTCGATGTCAAATCCAGGCGCGCGTGCCGGTCCAAGGACGATGTTTTCGCTGGCGATCACGGTCTCAATTGCGCGCTTGAGGTCGGGGATCACATCAAACGGGATCACCAGCGCGCCGTGGCGGTCTGCGTGGATCAACTCCCCTTGCGCGACGCGCATCCCCATGATGCTGACCTCGGTGCCGATATCGACAACATGGACATAGCCGTGGCTGGGCCCGATGGACCCGGCCAGCACGGGAAAGCCGTCGTCGATCACATCCAGGTCGCGCAGGACACCGTTGGTCACGGCACCGGCCAGTCCCAGCCCCTTGTGAACGGCTACATTTACCTCTCCCCACCAACCGGCGATGCAGTTGGGGTAGTCGACATCCTCGATCACCGCAGCGGTTGGTCCGTTGCCGCCCGCGATCGCGCGGTAGTAGTCCATGCGGCGCGCCCGGATGACATCGGCCGCCTCGACCGGGGGCGCCAGCCCCGAGATCCGCGCCGTGCGGGCAAAGCCGACGATTGCCGGATCACCGGGTTTCGAATGCTGCATGGTGCCGCGCGTAAAGCGGTTAA from Antarctobacter heliothermus encodes the following:
- a CDS encoding helix-turn-helix domain-containing protein; amino-acid sequence: MGTPDSHPSLDRREKTAKWLDAKMAIAEIADRLGRDAATIYRDN
- a CDS encoding RraA family protein, with product MSGSELSDDLLALLRTVDTPTVCNAIEVAQGKRGFNRFTRGTMQHSKPGDPAIVGFARTARISGLAPPVEAADVIRARRMDYYRAIAGGNGPTAAVIEDVDYPNCIAGWWGEVNVAVHKGLGLAGAVTNGVLRDLDVIDDGFPVLAGSIGPSHGYVHVVDIGTEVSIMGMRVAQGELIHADRHGALVIPFDVIPDLKRAIETVIASENIVLGPARAPGFDIDKLEEVWAAFEAART
- a CDS encoding HpcH/HpaI aldolase family protein, whose protein sequence is MATFKDKMKSGETLVGTFLKTPAYELIEVLAKSKLDFICLDAEHAPFDRARMDACLAMARALDFPVLVRLPVGTPAEVLKALDSGAVGVVVPHVDSVEKARSIASAARFGEGGRGYAGSTRWAGFATRPMTDVLQQSTDETIVIAQIEEPAGVTAAADIAAVDGIDGLFVGPADLAVCYGKTDMTDPAVMDAMRETGKAAKAANKAFMTFAANAGAGPELMDMGVTMFFVASEHAFMLRGANAEATAFKEAGTAGGAE